In a genomic window of Styela clava chromosome 7, kaStyClav1.hap1.2, whole genome shotgun sequence:
- the LOC120328539 gene encoding uncharacterized protein LOC120328539 produces the protein MPTVTLTMSNGHNPVSGISFRQVKTDGSNGSAWRPYSSDDVSTRRHVNSTNGNGVAERSSSDNKKSDAAGIDIIRMRLKRGKNGGNRNARVYETQSDLSYHNNNGPIKAFPISNGKNNEVPTNVNDSNLLTSAPDLSSLPSSESNSAQCTPKINNRQPLQRIHGHGLSKQRLPPGLTDAQTPVTSNGNTSTSHSLPPSPTFTITKQTLAVSNHQPSPLKSAMHRNDANGNVRRRHSKDGVTFVDSELPPGIHELVKDFFVPGAKGCFQHKTEMPLLISTDSAILKRRSSISNAKKNRVPPSPGNQGAKPKAQQISALRAEDNTNMARSRSSASDVFVQPDMQILKACWNVILSFMGDDSHSLQKHRSLGSIVTSKKKYFGNSKKLWRKSSADSSDISSKHSPNSTIKGEVNLARPTSMFVPSSPPMDAPTSTELKRKKVSKPHSSSTSFKSTTSPMSYLSVLEKVHFLVNVGLKLPYLRDEIYCLVIKQLINNPSQYSTALGWILLALVMGSFSPSTKVLALVEKFINHHRHAWSNYCSERLRRTVQNGPRVNPPCSVEIKAATIKEPILFPVICADHSVRTVPVDPASTSKEILESMADKNRIKEHFGFCVVLQSSDKIINLGSGRFSIMDAFSQVEIYAGHKFNKTNCRLYYRRDIFSPRDLFCASDEHMSTWLTFSQICGGVHTGEYFCKKAQDLSLLAAHQYCVRHGIEFIDEKRVAAVCDQCLPHDVYKSDKKNWLRMVTNTLRALARKHTQAMNPVDIMAQVIRYAMHNLTSYFIRTYSITTFAMVGGACTYTSDLSLSLSHEGVTVRQGNDTKLFDRAKSEESDVETIPVILMDVPAKNLKKVKLETQNPQLGTNLTITVHTKRSYEITSAHGPEIYAVLFRYIRDIKTAANKESCA, from the exons ATGCCAACGGTGACCCTGACAATGTCTAATGGTCATAATCCCGTTTCCGGCATTAGTTTCCGGCAAGTGAAAACCGATGGTTCTAATGGCAGCGCATGGCGTCCATATTCCAGTGATGACGTATCAACACGACGCCATGTAAACAGCACTAATGGAAATGGTGTTGCCGAACGCTCGTCTTCCGACAACAAAAAATCCGATGCTGCAGGCATTGACATCATTCGAATGCGACTTAAAAGAGGTAAAAATGGAGGAAATCGTAATGCACGCGTGTATGAAACGCAGTCGGATTTATCCTATCACAATAACAACGGGCCAATAAAAGCTTTTCCAATTAGTAATGGTAAAAACAACGAAGTTCCAACAAACGTGAATGATTCTAACTTACTTACATCCGCCCCTGATTTATCAAGTCTTCCATCCTCAGAAAGCAATTCAGCACAATGTACACCAAAGATAAATAACCGTCAGCCCTTACAGAGAATTCATGGACATGGACTATCAAAACAACGTTTGCCCCCTGGCCTTACAGACGCTCAAACTCCTGTCACATCAAATGGAAATACTTCAACTTCTCATTCACTTCCACCTTCTCCAACATTTACAATAACAAAACAAACGTTAGCAGTATCAAATCATCAGCCATCTCCTTTAAAATCAGCAATGCATCGAAATGATGCAAATGGTAATGTGCGCAGGAGACATTCCAAAGACGGTGTTACATTTGTAGACAGCGAGCTCCCTCCCGGCATACATGAATTAGTTAAAGACTTTTTTGTGCCTGGAGCAAAAGGTTGTTTTCAACATAAAACTGAAATGCCGTTGTTAATCAGCACTGATTCCGCAATATTAAAACGCAGAAGCTCAATATCAAACGCAAAAAAGAATCGTGTTCCTCCATCTCCTGGAAATCAAGGTGCAAAACCCAAAGCTCAACAAATATCTGCTTTAAGAG ctGAAGACAATACAAATATGGCTAGATCGAGATCGAGCGCGTCAGACGTCTTTGTACAACCGGACATGCAGATTTTGAAAGCTTGCTGGAATGTTATTCTGTCGTTTATGGGAGATGACAGCCATTCCTTGCAAAAG CATCGATCTCTTGGAAGTATCGTTACATCAAAGAAAAAATACTTTGGAAACTCAAAAAAACTCTGGAGGAAATCAAGCGCTGATTCAAGCGACATTTCGTCAAAACACTCGCCAAATTCAACAATAAAAGGAGAGGTGAATTTAGCGCGACCAACATCCATGTTTGTTCCCTCGTCTCCACCAATGGATGCTCCCACATCTACAGAGCTAAAACGAAAAAAAGTCTCGAAACCTCATTCTTCATCAACTAGTTTCAAATCGACGACAAGTCCTATGTCGTACCTTTCAGTGTTAGAAaag GTGCACTTCCTGGTTAACGTGGGATTGAAACTTCCCTATTTGCGAGATGAAATCTATTGTCTTGTCATCAAGCAACTCATCAACAATCCTTCTCAATACAGCACTGCACTCGGGTGGATTTTACTCGCATTAGTCATGGGAAGTTTTTCTCCATCAACCAAg GTTCTAGCCTTGGTCGAAAAGTTCATTAATCATCACCGTCACGCATGGAGTAATTACTGCAGCGAAAGACTGCGACGAACCGTACAAAATGGACCGAGAGTTAACCCTCCATGTTCGGTTGAAATTAAG GCTGCCACAATAAAAGAACCAATTTTATTCCCTGTTATCTGTGCTGATCACTCCGTTAGAACAGTTCCAGTAGATCCCGCATCGACATCCAAGGAGATATTGGAATCTATGGCCGACAAAAACAGAATCAAGGAACATTTTGGGTTTTGTGTTGTTCTACAGTCCAGTGATAAG ATTATCAACCTTGGATCGGGAAGGTTCTCTATAATGGACGCATTTTCTCAAGTCGAAATTTATGCCGGccataaattcaataaaacaaattgcAGACTTTATTACAG GAGAGACATATTTTCACCCAGAGATTTATTTTGTGCGAGTGATGAACATATGTCAACATGGTTAACGTTTTCCCAGATATGTGGAGGAGTTCATACCGGAGAATATTTCTGTAAAAAA gCCCAAGATTTGAGTCTTCTTGCTGCTCATCAGTATTGCGTTCGACATGGCATCGAATTCATAGACGAGAAACGAGTCGCTGCAGTTTGTGACCAATGTCTCCCACATGATGTTTATAAATCGGACAAGAAAAATTGGTTACGGATGGTGACCAATACACTACGAGCACTGGCC AGAAAACATACTCAAGCAATGAATCCGGTGGACATAATGGCTCAAGTAATAAGATATGCAATGCACAATTTGACGTCATATTTTATCAGAACTTACAG TATTACAACTTTTGCTATGGTTGGAGGAGCATGCACATATACGAGTGACCTGTCTCTCAGTCTGTCTCATGAAGGAGTCACGGTGCGTCAAGGTAACGATACCAAACTTTTTGATCGTGCAAAGTCTGAAGAATCAGATGTAGAAACAATACCAGTAATCTTGATGGATGTCCCGGCTAAAAATTTAAAGAAAGTCAAACTCGAAACACAAAA TCCTCAACTTGGAACGAATCTGACAATAACTGTTCACACTAAAAGAAGCTATGAGATTACATCTGCACACGGACCTGAAATATACGCAGTTCTTTTTCGATACATTAGAGACATTAAGACAGCAGCTAACAAAGAATCTTGTGCTTAG